One window from the genome of Streptomyces sp. NBC_00708 encodes:
- a CDS encoding CesT family type III secretion system chaperone, which translates to MAEKAVRNSVSLGVFLAVAAHPKVPFSVVELAGRGITADAAASRWVLEVGKPSLDGFALADKLIDSGEREDQLVELWQEYETGEVNAAAFETRLAEIVAAMEKWPSAPEGPVEDFSSRLRRVLGPGMDG; encoded by the coding sequence GTGGCGGAGAAAGCTGTGCGGAACTCGGTGTCGTTGGGCGTGTTCCTCGCTGTGGCAGCTCACCCCAAGGTGCCGTTCAGCGTCGTCGAACTGGCCGGTCGAGGCATCACCGCGGACGCGGCTGCGAGCCGTTGGGTACTTGAGGTCGGGAAACCCTCGCTGGACGGCTTCGCACTGGCCGACAAGCTCATCGACTCCGGCGAGCGGGAGGACCAACTCGTCGAACTGTGGCAGGAGTATGAAACCGGTGAGGTCAACGCGGCGGCCTTCGAGACCCGGCTCGCGGAAATCGTCGCAGCCATGGAGAAGTGGCCTTCGGCCCCGGAGGGGCCTGTCGAGGACTTCTCAAGCCGCCTTCGCCGGGTACTGGGTCCAGGCATGGATGGGTGA
- a CDS encoding IS630 family transposase: MRRVLALYDTPPSDGRVVCVDEFGPLNLTPRKGKAWRPLRSPRRLRATYNRYDGVMHMLAALDLATGKMYYRIQPRKRWHEFLSLLKSLRARWPGEKLYVVLDNFSPHKHPNVRAWATANDVELVFLPTYGSWLNWIEAEFAALRYFALNGTDHRNHGEQNASIAAYMRWRNARAEPKTVFAPDSPIHAWTQYPAKAA; encoded by the coding sequence ATGCGCCGGGTCCTGGCCCTGTACGACACCCCGCCAAGTGATGGCCGCGTGGTGTGTGTGGACGAGTTCGGCCCGCTGAACCTGACGCCCCGCAAGGGCAAGGCATGGCGTCCGCTCCGCTCACCGCGCCGCCTGCGGGCCACCTACAACCGCTACGACGGAGTGATGCACATGCTCGCCGCCCTCGACCTGGCCACCGGCAAGATGTACTACCGGATCCAGCCGCGCAAGCGGTGGCATGAGTTCCTGTCCCTACTCAAGTCACTGCGCGCCCGCTGGCCCGGCGAGAAGTTGTATGTCGTGCTGGACAACTTCTCCCCGCACAAGCACCCGAACGTCCGCGCCTGGGCCACGGCCAACGACGTCGAGCTGGTCTTCCTGCCGACCTACGGGTCGTGGCTGAACTGGATCGAGGCCGAGTTCGCCGCCCTGCGCTACTTCGCTCTCAACGGCACGGACCACCGCAACCACGGTGAGCAGAACGCCTCGATCGCCGCCTACATGCGTTGGCGTAACGCCCGCGCCGAACCGAAGACGGTCTTCGCTCCCGACTCACCCATCCATGCCTGGACCCAGTACCCGGCGAAGGCGGCTTGA
- the pyrF gene encoding orotidine-5'-phosphate decarboxylase: MEPTRQIIVALDCDNLSAAQAVVDQLGDECRFYKVGLELLTAVGPQFVEHLVARGNEVFLDLKLFEIPNSVAGAVRAAGALGVSMVTVHSMGGTGIMAAAVDAARDYPDLRVLALTVVTSMTDADLVDIGVAGPTEGQVLRLASLAKRAGCHGVMASPQEVAALQRTLGNDALIVTPGVALAGESAIDHARPGTPRAAVADGASHIVVGRTVTRAPDPLSAFHRVCANLSAS, encoded by the coding sequence CGCCGCTCAAGCTGTCGTTGATCAACTCGGTGACGAGTGCCGCTTCTACAAGGTCGGCCTGGAACTCCTCACCGCGGTCGGGCCCCAGTTCGTGGAACACCTCGTCGCCCGGGGCAACGAGGTGTTCCTGGACCTCAAGCTCTTCGAGATCCCGAACTCTGTCGCCGGTGCAGTCCGCGCGGCAGGCGCACTCGGCGTCTCTATGGTGACTGTGCACAGTATGGGCGGGACGGGGATCATGGCCGCCGCGGTCGATGCGGCTCGCGACTATCCCGACCTTCGGGTCCTTGCCCTCACCGTCGTCACGAGCATGACCGACGCCGACCTCGTCGACATCGGCGTTGCCGGCCCCACCGAGGGCCAAGTGCTGCGTTTGGCCAGCCTGGCCAAGCGGGCCGGATGCCACGGCGTGATGGCCTCACCGCAGGAAGTCGCAGCCTTGCAACGGACGTTGGGAAATGATGCCCTGATCGTCACCCCCGGAGTTGCCTTGGCCGGCGAGTCTGCTATCGACCATGCCCGCCCCGGCACACCGCGGGCCGCCGTCGCGGACGGAGCCTCACATATAGTCGTAGGCCGCACGGTCACTCGCGCGCCGGATCCGCTGTCTGCATTCCACCGGGTCTGCGCCAACCTGTCGGCTTCGTAG